Proteins found in one Hevea brasiliensis isolate MT/VB/25A 57/8 chromosome 18, ASM3005281v1, whole genome shotgun sequence genomic segment:
- the LOC110633153 gene encoding LOW QUALITY PROTEIN: metalloendoproteinase 1 (The sequence of the model RefSeq protein was modified relative to this genomic sequence to represent the inferred CDS: deleted 1 base in 1 codon) yields MNHYTKKAIVIKTTIAMAPKFSYLLTTFLLLLFSIQLFIAQSEDHEGKTLKFLQSLKEVIKGQNVVGLNKVKKHLRKFGYYPSDDTNNLTDDFDDHLESALKTYQKFYQLQVTGNLDSATIKNMMIPRCGVPDITNLTSSSKPTSSSHHKSKMFHMVSHYDFPEGTPRWPSSEYQLTYTFRSGVQSPNEEDMRSACSQAFQRWASVSQFSFQEATAGSRADIVIGFYRGDHGDEDPFDGPGMVLAHSFPPQDGRFHYDADEDWSSNPNMNQMDLESVAVHEIGHLLGLAHSQDSNAIMYATIPPGIIKRELTQDDIDGIHALYRN; encoded by the exons ATGAACCACTACACCAAGAAAGCCATT GTTATCAAAACAACTATAGCAATGGCTCCCAAATTCTCCTATCTTCTTACAACCTTCCTCCTCCTACTCTTTTCAATCCAGCTCTTTATAGCTCAGTCTGAAGATCATGAAGGGAAAACACTCAAATTTCTTCAAAGTCTAAAGGAAGTCATAAAGGGCCAAAATGTTGTTGGCCTTAATAAGGTCAAGAAGCACCTTAGGAAATTTGGATACTACCCAAGTGATGATACCAATAATCTAACTGACGATTTCGATGACCATTTGGAGTCTGCACTCAAAACTTACCAAAAATTTTATCAGCTACAGGTCACTGGGAATCTTGATTCTGCTACAATCAAGAATATGATGATCCCACGATGTGGAGTACCTGATATCACCAATCTCACATCCTCATCAAAACCAACCAGCAGCAGCCACCACAAGTCGAAAATGTTCCACATGGTTTCACACTATGATTTTCCCGAGGGAACCCCAAGATGGCCATCTTCTGAGTATCAACTCACCTACACGTTTCGTTCTGGAGTTCAAAGCCCAAATGAGGAAGACATGAGGTCTGCTTGCTCCCAAGCTTTTCAGAGATGGGCAAGTGTTTCCCAGTTCTCGTTTCAGGAAGCAACTGCAGGTTCCAGAGCAGATATTGTAATCGGTTTTTATAGAGGTGATCACGGAGATGAAGACCCTTTTGATGGGCCTGGAATGGTGCTGGCTCATTCATTTCCTCCCCAAGATGGAAGATTCCATTATGATGCAGACGAGGATTGGAGCAGTAATCCCAACATGAACCAAATGGACTTGGAATCTGTGGCAGTTCATGAAATTGGTCATCTGCTTGGGCTTGCACACAGTCAGGATTCAAATGCCATTATGTACGCAACAATTCCACCAGGGATTATAAAAAGGGAACTCACACAAGATGATATTGACGGCATACATGCTCTCTACCGTAATTAA